The region TAGCACAGGTAAGTCGCGGTGAATGATTTTCGAAGTGATATATATTTGGGAAAAAACCCGGTTCTCATGGCAGGAGAATGAAACCTTTGATCTTCCAATAACTGGCAGCTTAGGCCGTCAAAGTCACACCTTCAACCGATAGGCTTTTCGGTCGTTTGTTTTCGTTATGGAAATTCACATGGCTTATCGTaacgatctgattggatgaatatgaatttcagctttggcacgcaatgcctgtcgatTGAAGATGGGCCTTAAATAGGTTCATTGAACAAATGTTCTGCTTGCTGTTTGGACAAAAATTTCAGATGATGGCACTTTCGCAATGATATTCAGTGAGATTGCAAGTTTTGATACTGTTTGGTccggggcacccaacgataatcttcggtaaatatgtgttcgggagagttgAACTGTTCTAAGAGTTTCGGTTGTACGTTGCCAAACATCTagagatttctttactaaatcACCACCTAAAACCTAAAAGATTCCCAACCAAGAAAAAGTattcccttacgttttcggaaggggttttttcaacttttggcatttaaaaaggtcacctagcagtttcggatgagcaaatggttcacTGGGAAGTTTTCAGAAGGTAATGTTCAGcaagcaatttctgaaatgaagataattccctagaattttcggagTGACCAGGGTTTCcgtttgaggccggaggccgGACGTTTTGTCCCGGTTGTTAACCATTTCACGTCCGGTACTTTGACGCTGAATTTGTAGATTTGTCGGcgtcttttttcgttttttcttttttttttttatggttttgggTTTGAAGAAACATAAAACAATAATCCTTCAAACTAACAAGAAGTGACATCGCCTTATTTTTCTTACTAAAcggaataatcgatctgttggcGTTTCATTCACGCGATTGGTTTAGTTttctcttttgtctttttcttcctccaatcTAAAGACGTTTGaaggtgggggggagggggggggggctgttTATAGTAATTTATAGGAGACCCATACCTCCATGAGGGAGGTGTTCAATGTCAAGGCACTTGCAAGCcttacaaaggaaaacaaacatgttcggtactttcattatcaaatCCGGTACTTTGAAAAACTTCAATTTTCATCTCAGTAAAATATCCGAACAGATcgaattcttctaggtgattaAAACATCTCTTTAGGCAGTccttatacattacaaggagcctagaaatgtctctcaaaggctttggCTTAATATGCACGTGGGGTGCCCTTTTGTGATTTCTGTGCTTTTCTTCGCAGTCTTTACCAAAGCCTTGTGTCAGTTGATGGAGGTTATGTGTGGCCCACTTTTACAGACTTTGGAGAACAGATTACAAGTAAATCTCAAAAGAACAGCAGCATTGGAAACTGAAAAAGAGACTTTAGAAAGAGAAATGGAGAAATTAACAACGGAGCTACAATCTTCAAATTGACACAGGAAtgaatttattatttacggCCATTTAACCATTGCTAACATCCTATTTTTTGTGCATGTTGGCTTGACAGAAAAGGGAGCACGATTTGAGGACGGTCTGAAGCTTCGTTTTGCTGTCCTCGGGGTTTGCGAGGTGTCGCACGGGGACATGCGTCGGCCCTTGCGCTCTCGTCTCGCATGCGCGTCATGTTGCAGTGCAACGTTCACTCGATAAGCAGttgatttgatcaaattttTGCGTCAAACAGTGTCAGTGACGACACAAACTTCAAATCGAAGGAAATCTTCCTTCATATGCTAAAGTAGTTTCTATTTAACGTGAACGGGATGAGATTTCCGTGAACTGATATTAGCTTCAGTCATTAGTGGTGGGTGGAGTCGCTAGAGAGTCAgctgtcttttctttttgtttggatATCACTTGATGTTTTGTAGGGTAGTGACATTAGGCCCAGACTGAAtcaataaaaaaatcatttaagtACAGTGTTATTTAATTTGCCCCGGGAATCCAAATCAATTATCATCATTGtcgttatcatcgtcatcatgaTTTTAGGTCTCCAGAGTAGACGTGAATGTATaaaataatactgcaaggctggttgtacggctgtgaggatatatattttttgattcaccaatatttcgtcaggcacggccggAACTCTTCAAGGAATTATATGATTTGCCGTTACagttttttgaaattcaaatataagcCATAAGAAAACTAGGTGTAAGATTACAGATAAATATACACTGTATATATAGATGTGTATTGGGTTACAGAGAAATAAGAGTTTGTGAGTTACAGTTAGTGTAGTGTGGAATTTGTCTTTTCTCTTTGGTAGCTGAAAACGCGTAGTCAGTTCGTCCGTCAGTTATGTAATTGCATGTGATGCAGTTAGTTCCGCGTTTGTATGATCCTTGAAGAGGCTGCGTTTGTGGGTTGGTAGTAATGTGGATTTGACAAGAATGTCGCCGAGATTGTTAGAATGTCTGAAAGCAATAAGGGGTGGTAATGTGAATATTTCGGTACATCGTTTGAAAGAAGCGAGAATGTGAAAGTGCTTTTTTTATGATAGATAGTAACCCAAAATCCAAATTAACTCACTTGAGGCTTTGCCGTCCATTCCTGTTGAGCACAGTCCAAGGGATAGGGGATTGGTGACAATttttgactcccaggagtgatcGGCATGTAAactctcctcacaatttcaaggAAATATcggtcagacaggtattgagaatgaagattttTATCAGCTCAATatgtgtgatcttgatataacaccaaattctcatgactacccaacaaagaaatctaggGAACTAGTTAGGGGAATGAACGTTTTGATCttggaaataaaagaaaaaaatgaaaaataaagttcAGAGCCAATCCCGCTGTGACTGCTGGTGTTTGGCCCAGGTTGTTGACTCTGCATGATGTGCAACATGATCGAGtcatttaaggtaattcccttgaaattgttctactatcaaacttttttggaaacttggcataattaacattcatgatatgaacatttaaaaaatgcaataaaaaaatggggtcaccgtgcttgtttacgcgtcagcaggctcttaaaatggggtatttttactgttttcgcgttaaaaattcgaatcaccttcacacagaattaagtcttggttacttcaaagacacaaaattttattttgaaaataaagcttcttttatttacataagcagtattgcttcatttacgccgtctttgattccctggttgtggaaacagtgcactttttggggcagttccgtggttagcttgaagtcctcgccttggccaaaatacacccagtaaggaactgttttccaaaaaaaattcgttttctactatcaaactttttttcttcttcaaatatgttctttattagactgttcttagcaaatacctggaaaaaaatcgggggtcaccgtgctcgtttgagagaaaaggagcatttatttcgctatcgggtttagtttgagcgaaatctcttacgttttgtattcTCGTGTGCGCgtgctaatgacgcgaaaatcgtgcgcagtagggatgcgcaatgcaatactaaggaattcccttaaattgtttttctttcgaCGAAAGGGCATCTTTTTTCTTCGAGCTTTGTAAACAGCAATATCCGGCTTCCTCAGTTGGCAAGACTTAAataacttaaccctttcactcctgtggggtagacagagtaaaatctctaagtcccagtggcccttacaggagtttAAGTAACGCGTCTCCGACCAGTGGTCAGTTATTAAGGAATTCAGGTTATTGAGGTCAGACACACCGATTGAATTTCTGTGGTTATCGAATTCTGAATTGACAAACGCAGCTTAAAAGGaagattttttttcatgttttggcTCGTGGAATGGTGGTTCAGCCACAACCTTTAGACGAGGGAAACCGATCACAGGGTACATCGAGACCAAAGATATTTCGAAGATAGCAAGGAACAATCTTTCGATATCCTAACTGCGAAGATTAGAGCGTCTCTTTTTGTCTATTTTTCGACGAAATAATCACGACCGCTAATGGAATCGTTTACCCTTGAAGGGATGTTTGCATATATCACAGAGACATTTTTCGCAGGAGTGATCCAATCATATCAGGGACAGGGGTTGCTGGAAGACACACATTTGATACAACATGAAGATCATTTGGAGGGATTTAAAAGGTTCAACAGAAATGATACCATTTTTCAAGAGTACGATTCACCCCCTCAAGACGACAGCAATATGGCGTGGAAAAAATCTAGACCGGCCAAGTGGTGGATGTCGCTCTGGAAGGCTATGAAATGCGTATTCTGCGTTCAAATTCTGGGTGGAATTGCTCTTGGTTCGATTGCGATCGCGATTCTTATTCTTGATTTAAACTCCGTCGAGCTTTGCTACGATCGACAGTTCCATGGCAACTGGAGCACTCTTCCGCAGAACATTCAAGCTATTATTGTGACTGCTGAAACAGTTGAAGCTTATGTGATTCAACTGTGGGCTTTTCTTCTCATAAGCACAATGTTTGATTGGTATTTGGTTAAAAAGTTAAATCTTTTGATTCTCAATTTTCTGGGTGCGTTTTGTGATACTTGTTACAGGCTATATTTACAGGTTTTCGGTGTATACCAGAAGTCTTGGATGTCATATCCTTTGAACGGCTTGTTTTTAATTATTGTCCTCTTGAACTCTATACTTGTTGGTCGGGAAATTGCTAGGAGCACTGAAACGGTGAGATCACGACAACTGAAAAAGACAATAACGGCATCTTCACTCCTTGCGGCACAGTTGGGCTTCGGGATACCCATTGCTTTTGTCTTAGTTTATGTTCTGATTCCTTTGTATCACGGACAAAACGAAACATACAGAGCTGTTATAGCTGGTGCTTTGCCCCTCGTTACTGCGGTTCCAAAGGTTATAGTACGTTTGGCAGCGCAAAGAGTTGATTGGCTTCATCCCGGAGACGCCCACGTGCTTTTGAGTGTACTGTACATCGCCTCTGCCATCGTTTTCCGTGTCATGCAGGCTGATCTGAGTAGTCTCCGGCTCTTTATACTTTTGAGCTTGGCACACGGCGCAGTTGACTTGCTAGAAAGGCTAACTATCGTTATACGCGATTATCTTTGGTATTTTATTTACAAGAAGCTCAAAGGAGACACCACAATGTTGTGCGCGAAGAACTTTCGCACGCCACGGAGCATGCGCTTCGTAGCTGATATGAGCATTCAGTTGATTCTTGGGGAATCAACATCTTTGATAGCAGCAGTTGGATTCATTCAGTTGTATGGTTTCATGTACAACAACATTGATAACACTCCTTCTTTTCCAGAAATGACTCAGTTCTTCGTTCGTGTTAGCATCGCGCTCGGCATTGACTTTGTATTCAATTCTTTCTCGTTTTGGTTGCAAATGTCTTATTTGAATATAGCTGTCGTGCGCGTTTGGAAAAAGAGATGGCGGAAACATTTACTTGTAGGTTTTATTTTGACTGTCGTTACATTGTGTTACTTCACTGCTCAtttatttgctgttgttagagaCAAACACTCTTCAGGATATAAACCAAGCGAAGTTAATTGTACAGGACCGTTTTCTAGGTTttagccaaaaaagaaaatttagcGTTACCAATTAAAACCACAGTGCCTTGGAAGCGTTGAGGACAAAGCGTGACTCTCGTCTTTattgactttttttttagtttaaaatagTACCGTAAGTCTTTTTGTGCCGCTCCTTGCCCTCGAGTTTTTTTTGGAACTAGCCTTACTGTTAAAATTTTTTTGTGGGATACAAACCCCTATTTCCCCAAGTTGTACAATCAGCCAATAAGAAAAGTGTATTTCAAAGTGATCAGAAAAGAACACTGCCGCAGCATTCCGCGATTTTCATTTGAGCAAATGAAGGCCGCAAAATCACATTGTAAGTCTACGAGATGTTTTCCTCCTTAATTTACCGTCTTCACTCCATCATATCaatggcaaaacaaaacctACAAGTGGGTTCTGGTACTTTTCTTCCTCGGTCACGGTAATAATTTGCACTTTGCtgctttttcaaaattcatttttttcgcGTGCTCTTTTTACTACATGTACTTATGTTGTTTCCCAAGAAAAGTATATTTTTCTACAGCTATAGACGGGAAGacgaaataacattttttgtcaTTTGTGCAGTGAACGTATATCAGGCATTACGGCCTGAAACTGGAATTTTACAAAACTGCAAAAAGTTGCGTACTCGTActctttaaggtggctcaaaccagtttcaacgcttccaagtgacgctcttattaagaggatcggcaccacaacgtcgtatcatgtattagcaatattgtggttccaaatgaaacacgaattattgctgaacaagatacagtcattattgtgacgtaatatgtcaccgtggcaacgggaaagctttgtaaaaacaccctttatttttcatttgtctttctgcaaagtttaaagggctctgaatccgctagacagaatttttttttaatttggttatcaaacgagttgataatgtaaattgaccaccgtacagtgATTCTgagagctgacgtttcgagcattagcctcTGGTTGTGTGTCATTTTTATAGTGAAGTAGGAGCTACGTTATTGGTGgtattaaaatgacgagcgactggcttagatgcatgtTACCActaatagcgtagctcctactccactataaaaattacacacaacccataattcctcgattcgctctgacgaagggctaacgctccaaacgtcaggttttagaatccctgtgcggtggtcaatttacattatcaactcgtttgataaaaccaaatttttgtgtatcACTTCCCtactgacgcagcaccacagtttcattagaaactaccccctttattcaTTTAGATTTTTTCGAAACTTTACCGAAAGTTTCATTGTGGCCTTGTAATCACTTTCCATCAATTAAAAAGGGGATATCAGCgaattcgtttttgagatatgagcaactaaatccaaaatatagggtgtttttgctgggctttcccgttgccaaggtaacttattaaatcacaataatgatcacatcttgtttggaaatagtcggtgtttcatatggtaccataaaattgctgttacgtgatacagtgttttagcgtcattcgatctaaagagtgtcttctaagtgttgaaaccctttcgagcctccgtAACTTTTCGTGAAGACGAGTGGAGATTGGGGCGAGAGATGCACCGCATGGGGATTGGGGCGGGAAAATTGTGAGTAAATTTTTCGCGATGCAACGATGCGGTTTTCAATCGCGCTGCTGTGTATTTTCGTGGCTGTACTAGCTATTGCATTTGGAAGGATATACCAGAGGTTGTTTGATTTACCAGTACCGGAAGAATTCCCGAAAAATTCAGTGTGGCAGTACAAACTTGTAGGCTTCAGCAATGGCTTGGCCAAGGATTTGGTAAGCTGCAacttcggtcataaatagttgtaacacttcgctaGAACAGCAAGTGAAGAGCGTCaaagctaatatatagatttagccaagcctaaaagcggagctcccggtttgtttattcttactggctataggattagtgaaaataaaaggctttggaactgtcggcctatgggttttcccggaaattgcttaattatatcattttcctcgctgcctaactagtgaattccacggttaatttcacctgaaaaaccgactgatcgcatgaatcacgaagggatgggtgtgatatcggtttttccagcgaaatctactgtcgaattcaccagttaggcatttaatttttcttgaatcgcaagagtttgaaaagaaaacaaacaaatcctcagcaagcgaacggaaaaggaaagaagccatttcagagtcgactgtcaaaagccagcgaataggaatcacgctaaaattagaactcacagacgtactatagctcgtgatgtgacagattgtactttatttattccactttatctctgaaaacgagatcatttacattttgatgtacttcattgaaacacgccagcttggcttagaaccagaatcggctagaaaggacaaacttcaaacaagatatccaacaaattacctgtacgtgctgtaaacaaacttctgaaaacacaagctggtgatatttctccttactttttacgagaactcattgcgattacatgtgtagaacataagtgcaaaattttcttgtcactgtcgagacacatcgaaaaacaattaggcaagcagagtaaaaaaacgtcttgttcgctcgcattttaaggccaaacaaaccagcaaaagatcgattatttctgtccaaaaagactacagatgattgttatttaattccagttaacaataaaaattcgagtttcattcctgagcaaaggaaaaaacgactaaacaactttttagaaatatgcatccacctgaaataactcatccgtagaaataacaaacggtttagtgtccaagaaaataatttgtggagtaacttcttccaccaactttaagctattactggtgtaccgttttgtcgttctcgttctctttctctcttctttcgtttctgctcttctgtcataagccattcaggcatcttgcaaccttagtagattcaaaattaaaaatcttaacacataccaaacactgcaattcagagcaaaaagcagcccaaaacaaattaaaaataaacactcagctttaagtttacatcgctccaatacttgacttgaataactacgtcgccaccagtgtgtcctgaccacagctatattatgttaaacctggactgaaaccagcgaaaaatgcaagaaaaatatattttccataccgtacctgaacacgaaaagcatcgactgtcaagagctttgctgacgtagcgtggctgtgtaggcgcgtcgagccacagaaagagcgcgaaaatgaagcctcgatcaggtgtgtgtgagtgtctgacctggcttgggcctgcgatccaatcaacaaccagtccctggtcagcggtcaacttcaaaaaaacagctgacctcgataaggtctaacttgagcccgctatatagtcacgtgatactggtcagcggataccttgttttgacaggtgtcaattgaccaaaacattgatgtccaatatcaaagatgtatgcgatgtatgctgtaaactagttagtgtcaaatgtagtattgcctcctggatgagctctaaactttaattagcccgtgatatgtttacgtgtactggtcacattggcatacatgaaggggcggacggacgtacgttgtacgtacggacgttgatgacgtcatgcctataaaaccaaattttctcacatcgatgggttaccatattttcttagctatggtgctccgcgcggagctccgctattaataacgtactccttctcctcctccttcccttcaatgttgcgtttatcagttggtttttgcactcgAACCCAtaaacaacattgaaggggAAGAGGGGGAAAAttgccgtctgtgttacaacatttgttacCGAGACTGTGGCatggagaaaacaaaaacagttgaATTTGCAAGTTCCAGGAGAAACATATGTATTGATAACAAAtataataaacacttaatgactggtgcCAAGGGaaaaagttcattttgtttcctgagAATCTCAGTGTTTCCCCGAgacgcagccgagggaaacattgaacttcaagggaaacaaaatgaactcttccccgagggaccagtcattaagtgatttgttatatagcacaaaaagaaaattgtgcaatggcaacaacaacggTGGTCGTTGGTCAACATTCACGGGTAACAATGCACTGtcaccctctgacgtcatagattttggaCTGTTGctcgctcagagacttttggcaggaaacagttttattgttgggtgtcatgtgacctcgaagtaaccaatgagagcgccggctgttgggggaaaaaattcggctatataataaacacttaatgactggtccagAGGGAAACAGTTAAGTTTTTTTcctgagaatctcaatgtttccctgagGTGCAGCCgcgggaaacaaaattaactgtttccgaagggaccagtcattaataagtgatttgttacattgcacaaaaagaaaaacatgcaatggcaacaacaacggcgatcgTTAGTCAACATTCGCGGATAACAGTGCATTGTTACCCTCCTACATCATAGcattgcactgttgcccgctcagagacttttggtgggaaacagtttttattgttagatgtcatgtgagctcgaagtaaccaatgagagcgcacgcTGTTTGGGGAAAAAATTAAGCTATATAACAATTGTAGTTAATTTAagttgcctactattgttattgcgcatacattctgcacATCTCTAGaaactcgggtttcctatcagtgatgcttactaacgCGGgaatatttttgtgcggtttaaaactatccggagaaagtagatcttagtaagtactcttggtattcaaaaagaaaattggggctaaccatgcatttttgacagataattaagctttaatttgagaaagaatgccatacattgctttgtattttaaagctctctacaaatattatttatgaattatctttgcaaaatgtgtggttacccccagttttctttttggatttcaataacacttgttaaggtctatgtttcctgcataatcataaaccagggcaaaaatatctatgaattagtaggcaccgtccttaagtttaaTGAAAGTTTCGTCTGGCGGTGACTATATGATGGTATTTGGGAagaaatatttcattatttcaatattttattggtctaaaaagttgttttgtcaTCAAATTAAACACAACCCATTTCTGACGGTCCAGTGTAGCTGCGACAGAAAAATTGACCTTCAAAATccatgaataatattattgttagttATCAGCATATGAGAGCTTCTCCAGCGTTAAGCTAGCACAAATGAGATTCTTGGGTTTCTGCACTGGTAACTAAGTTACTAATATTATTCCTTGCTTTCATATGTCAAcaaattaatatgtagtttttaaattaaatttgtttggaCCTCCGTCAGGGAGCTATGTGATACTCTTGTTGTGGTTTCACCGTTAAATACTGAAATATGCCTTAAAAGCGTGTACATGTAGTTCCAAAATGAACAGTTAAGTTAATTTCTTTATGACTTATGTTCTTGActcttgttgtccatttttggTATGGATTGTAATCTAAAAAtggattaaaacttgaaacaaattaatccaatttattatttttgagTTCTTATGCCTCATGTATGAGAAATGTTTATGAAAGATTGaaatgtacatacatacatacatacatacatacttaattgaccactccctgtacgggcttttcagggccattgaaacacaatgaacgaaacaacaactgttaaggatctggctggaggcaaaccagtgggctatttacaagtgcagccg is a window of Montipora capricornis isolate CH-2021 chromosome 13, ASM3666992v2, whole genome shotgun sequence DNA encoding:
- the LOC138030165 gene encoding uncharacterized protein, encoding MESFTLEGMFAYITETFFAGVIQSYQGQGLLEDTHLIQHEDHLEGFKRFNRNDTIFQEYDSPPQDDSNMAWKKSRPAKWWMSLWKAMKCVFCVQILGGIALGSIAIAILILDLNSVELCYDRQFHGNWSTLPQNIQAIIVTAETVEAYVIQLWAFLLISTMFDWYLVKKLNLLILNFLGAFCDTCYRLYLQVFGVYQKSWMSYPLNGLFLIIVLLNSILVGREIARSTETVRSRQLKKTITASSLLAAQLGFGIPIAFVLVYVLIPLYHGQNETYRAVIAGALPLVTAVPKVIVRLAAQRVDWLHPGDAHVLLSVLYIASAIVFRVMQADLSSLRLFILLSLAHGAVDLLERLTIVIRDYLWYFIYKKLKGDTTMLCAKNFRTPRSMRFVADMSIQLILGESTSLIAAVGFIQLYGFMYNNIDNTPSFPEMTQFFVRVSIALGIDFVFNSFSFWLQMSYLNIAVVRVWKKRWRKHLLVGFILTVVTLCYFTAHLFAVVRDKHSSGYKPSEVNCTGPFSRF